The stretch of DNA AAGCAGTATTGATATACCAATGGAAACAGATCTACAGCCCTGGCTCTGCAGTCTGACCTGTAGGATGTAGGCGAGGCGGGAGCCATAGGCACAGCGCAGCAGAACACGCGTCTCTGTGGTGTTGATGTGGTAGCCCAGGAGATGGGCCATCTCTACAGGCAGGGTCTTCTCTTTCATAGAGGGTCTCCCATCACTCCCCTGCTGGTCACCTGGCACCCGGAACACCACACGCCACTCCCTCAGACCCTCCTCCGACCACTGGAGAGAGATTACAAGGTATTAATCAAGAATTCAAAGGCATTAAAATTAGGTAGATATGGGGAACAACAAAACACTATTGAATTGAATTTTATTTTGACCAACAGATCAAATATACATCTACAAGATGTGTATTTGATCACAGTGGAAAGCACTTGGAATCATGAATGGCCCTCTTGTTGGCCTCTCTGTGCAAAATGAAATATGCACCACAGGTGGTGGTGTCATCCATTCCAGTCCCTTGTGGTTGGCAGGAGGGACCTGCTTTATGGCAGACACCTAATATTGGAAAATAAAGAATTGAACAACGGTATGCAAATACATTCTTTCCTAATGAATATTGAGTAAATCATGTCAAACGATAATACATCAAAAAGGTACAGTCAGTCACATATAGCTCAGTTAAAAGGTTCCATGACCTCCATATAGTTCTCTTCACAGACTATCTCCCGGGGATTCCATGGCTGGTGTAAAGGGCAGGTCAGCTGGAGAGGGTAGGACATATCCTCACCGTCAACATCTCTGTTCACAAACCACACCAGCAATCGGAAAGCAGTGTCTTTCTGAAGAACATAATATAGCAGGAGGTATAACGAAAATGCTAAATGTAGAAACTGACTCAGGCACACATGATAATTTTGTTCACACTTGAATCAGTAGGAACCCTTAGAAGAAAAACAGGTTAACACTCACTCACAATTAAAAGTTGGTCTTAGTTCTTTAGAGGCTCCTCCCTGATTCCCCCCTATTCGTTATGAATCCCCAAAATGTGGCTTCCAGATACTGATAGTAGTAATCACCTCATTGTGTACATGACAAGCCAGGTAGGAAGCACGGAGGACCAGGTCCCCCCAGGAGTccagcaccatggtgtagccacaTTCTGCAGCCCCCTGGCCTGAGAGGGTGTGGGCACCACTACCATCTGGTtggttgcgggggggggggggggttagagagtaCAGTGGTCATTTCTATGACCTGTTCATGTGATACAAGCCTCATACTTGGTAGCTACATTTTAAAACAGCAGTGATATGTGAATTGTTCCATACAGCCGTTACACAGTATGTACCATAAAGCATAGCATGGGGAATTTACCACCAAACTTTACTTGGCGGTGCTTCCTCAAGTCCTAACTTGGACTTCTAAATTTTCATGTCTAGTTACAGGGGGTTAGCTTAAATTTAGAAAATGTTCTGTTAAATATTTTGCTCCGTGAAGTAATCCAACAATATTGTACGCTGCCATTTAGACTATTTAAAAATCTTCGTTCACTGATTGAGACAGGTGGATGTCCACCCCAAAGTGCCGCATGTCAGGATGAAATTCACTACTCTCGATCAATGTTGAAGATTTGAAATAAAGAAGATGGTGGCATACACATTGTTGGATACCTTCATGGAGCATTTCAAATTCAAACAAACCCCCTGCAACTAGACATGGAAGTTTAGAAGACGTGTTGTCTTAAAAGTCGGACATTTAGGAAGTATCGCCAAGGTTGGCTGAATTCTGCTTTATGATTTACACTACCTCCTGTCTAACAGCTGCATGTATGGAAGCATTCACATATCACCACTATTTCAAAGTGTAGTTACTTACTAGGTATCTCACTCACCTTCAACATCAAACCTAAACTTCTGACCAAGGAGGCTCGACTTGACTGACAGCCAGAAGTGGCGATCCTGACACTCAGTTTTGAACATTCCTTCACAAAATAAAGAGGATGTCATATACTTTGTACACTGTAGGTAGTCACTGGTTATGAAGTGAGTAGAGACTAGAGGGATGCAGGTTTGATACCAACTTACCAATGGGTATGGTGTCAGTAGCATAGATGGGAAGTATGCAAAGCAAGAGTAcactaaaaaaaaaaatctaataagtCAGTCACAGCACACAAATGAATTCCTTGGGCATGACACCAGGTGAAATCATTAAGGTGATTCTGTTGCAAAATATTTTGCAACAAACCATTTTAAAAtagacaaaaaaaagaaaagcaaacaagagtttctattgtaCAAATTCAGTAAGTCCCTCCATGTTTTATTTGCTCTGGGGTGTATTCGTTCCACCGattgttgcaaaacatttcttaaactgATGCAAACAAAATTGGGAAAAACCTATTTGTCCAACAGAAACTAGTTAGGTCCGTTTTCTTTAGTTTGGTTCTTAATAAACAAACGGTTTCCGTAATGAATAAACCCATGCAATATACCAACTACACTCCAACTCTttggacattttttattttatttttacaatcgTAGGCCCAATATaattaaaacaaacaaacaaagcagCTCACCAGATAACTTTTTCATCGTTCATAATTGTGATTCCATAAACAAGGTTCTTGTGCATTTGTAAAGTTAATGTATAATTCCAaaattatttttttgtttgttgtatcAGCTGCCATTGTCTTATCAGCTGCCATTTTGACTGGGTGAGGACCACACACCTGGCAGGTGAATCAACAATTAGCCTAATTGCATAGGCTATGTATCTACCGTTTTTAAGCGATATTACAGTCAAGACTTCCCCACTAATAGTAATTATAGCAATGTTGTTGTAGCAATTTCCTTCAAAGATTGTAATGCAAAAGGGAAACAAAGAGTTAATTTTCAGCTTCATGTGCCAGGTGGAATAACAAGGGCGTTGATGACGCCACCCAGATTTTACAACGCCTTGATTGGTATTTTAAGTATGAGCAAACCACATCATCTGTTACAGCAGtctgtcagtcgatgacacaGCGGATAACGTGGGCGCAACCATTGGTCTGACAGGATTTACACTTTGGGGAGATCTCAATTGCAGCCTGGTGTTCTATTATTTTATGTATTGTATTCACAGGAATGTGCCTGTATTGATGTGTAATACTGTTATTATTGTggcaaaaaaaatagaaaaaattacgacccccccccccaaaaaagaaaacATAATACAATCACAATTGCATTCTCCTTGAATCATTCTCAAACCCAATTGGAAGAGAAAGCcaaaggtccctcccctctgaacTTCTCCTCCAATGGAGGAGGCCGTCATTTCTAGTAACGCGCTAAATGGTGCTAGCCATCCAATCTTGTAGGTGATGGAAGATATAGTGAGTTGAGATTGGTCAATGGCCCTCGATGTCACAGAATTTGCAAAAAACGTCACATGCGCGTTCAATTCGCTTGAACGTTTGCTACGTTGCGGAATGGTTTGTACTGAATGACACGTTTTCCCCAAAATgcgggggtgtattcattacgcttTTCTGTTGGTAAACGCTTCGTCTGTTAAGCGTTTTGTAACAGAAACCGTTTACTCCAAACAACTCTATTTTATTATTAAACTGAAGTTGTTgttcagtcctgtctctcctAAAAAAATAAGCAACTGGAAGAAGTTGGAAGGAACCCTGCGGACTTCACATGGAAGAATCTATCATTTATGCGCCGCTTGTGCCAAAAACTTCGGACTATTCAGATTGGAAAAGCAACGTGTGGAAACCATACACATAAAATGACTAGCTATAAACTTCCTTTTAAGAACCCACTTTGAAGAGCGTTTTGAGTAAATGGTTTATTTTGCTAAACTTTTGCAACAGAATtggcgtaatgaatacacccttgTTACTTCATCCGGAAACATGGAGGCTGTCGTCTGTGATGTTATTTCACCAGAGGATCTCTTGGTAAGTTTTATTCCCTCCTACATGGCTTCGTTGGCGATTTGACCGAGCTGACATTGAACGTTTAATTTGGCCTTATCATTTATTGGAAATATCGAGGCCAATTCAGTAGAACTAGttacagtaacgttagctagttaatgtTACTGTAGCTTCTAATTGACGTTAACTAGCCTGTCGTTGTTGTTTGGATATTCAAGTTATGTTATACATTGGTTCTGGATAGCATTATTCGCAAGCAAGCTAGCCATGTTTTTGGAGATAACTAATGAATCACATGTGAGCGACAATACGAAACTCTAGCTAGCTAAGAGAACGTGTCATAAGCTCAACCATCATTGTAATTTTAATAGCCGTCATTGCATCATTCACCATCAGCCTTTATTGCTGGACATTTATTTTTTGCAGAAATTTGAGAAGAAGTATTCTACGGAGTTGGCTAAAGGGGATTTGACCAAAGACACAAAGTTTGAGTATGCCTGGTGTCTGATCAGGAGCAATTTCCCGGATGACATCAATAAGGGCATCGTTCTGCTGGGTGGTAAAACATCAACTGGACACCGACTCATTAGCTTAGTCACATATATGATTGTGCATATACCCGACTGTTATGATCGATGTCAATGCCAAACAGATGGCACAAACAgatatgggaccaggctactaACATTACACCCCCACCATTTAAAGTGAACAGAGATGctaatgtttttttcttctgtccCCACAGAGCTGGTTCACAAGGGGACCAAGGATGACCAGAGGGACTACTTGTTTTACCTGGCTATTGGAAACTACAAACTGAAGGTGCTGTGAATGTAGTTTTTACCCTTGCAACTGTCCTTCTACTTGCTGTTGGGGGTCTAGGCTGGGTTACAGCAAAGCACTTGGTGTCAACTGCTGATGTAGGCttcacaaatacatttgattggtgcATGCAATACAATTATGTCTTAATTTGACCATGTCCAGGGATTGATGTTAAAGTCTGAAAGGCACTTGGGAGTGTTTTTTGGTTTCCCAAAGATTATGATCACTTGTCTGAAAATGTAAAATAGctatttacatgctaaaatacATTGCCTGCCTTTTCCCCTACAGGGGAGGAATCAGAAAGATCAGTGCTGGAATTCTTTGTCTTTTTGGTTGTTATCAGTAAAAACATTACCAGAGCAGCCTCAACTTTCCCTACTGCCATAAATTGGATGTCTTTCAATGAAAACGATGGGGAGGAACCAGAAAGACCAGTTTTAGACTACTACAATTATTATCCGTTTGGTTGTTTATATCATCTACCCAATGGGGTAACCTCGAAGCATGTTCAGTGTACTTGCCCCAGGCAATAAGGCAACCCTTAATGTCCATCCCTGATGTCACGCCACAGGAGTATGAGAGGGGCCTGAAAAGCATCCGGATCCTCCTGAAGAATGAACCAGGGAACACGCAAGCTCTGGATCTGGAGAAGCTCATAGTGAAGGCCATGAGGAAAGGTGAGGTCAGGGTTAGTCTGAGTACCAGTCTGTGTtatcatgccaactccttgtaaatcattgtcatgccaaacatgacAATTCTATGAAGAGTTGACAAgaaagcagaaacagactggcaaccAGGGTAGGGTAGAGTGGTCAATCAGTTTACTGATTGTGTCCCACACATCCATCAGCAATATTTGGTATTGAAGATTAATCTTCAATGTTATATGCATAGCAGTAGGTACAATTTAAGTCTACAGTCAAAACAACCATGTGTTCGAACACCTGGTGTAGTTTAACATACATTTTACGCTTTAAAAATGTGTAAGTATGAAACTTGATAGATACTCTACAGGCATTGGCTTActtgaatgtacagttgaagtcaaattttacatacaccttagccaaatacatttaaactcagtttttcacaattcctgacatttaatcctagtaaaaattccctgtcttaggtcagttaggatcaccactttattttaagaatgtgaaatatcaaa from Oncorhynchus kisutch isolate 150728-3 linkage group LG28, Okis_V2, whole genome shotgun sequence encodes:
- the LOC109872874 gene encoding mitochondrial fission 1 protein isoform X2, with the protein product MVYFAKLLQQNWRNEYTLVTSSGNMEAVVCDVISPEDLLKFEKKYSTELAKGDLTKDTKFEYAWCLIRSNFPDDINKGIVLLELVHKGTKDDQRDYLFYLAIGNYKLKEYERGLKSIRILLKNEPGNTQALDLEKLIVKAMRKDGLVGMAIVGGIVGGVGLGVAGLAALIGMAASKKL
- the LOC109872874 gene encoding mitochondrial fission 1 protein isoform X1, which gives rise to MVYFAKLLQQNWRNEYTLVTSSGNMEAVVCDVISPEDLLKFEKKYSTELAKGDLTKDTKFEYAWCLIRSNFPDDINKGIVLLGELVHKGTKDDQRDYLFYLAIGNYKLKEYERGLKSIRILLKNEPGNTQALDLEKLIVKAMRKDGLVGMAIVGGIVGGVGLGVAGLAALIGMAASKKL
- the LOC109872874 gene encoding mitochondrial fission 1 protein isoform X3 yields the protein MFLEITNESHKFEKKYSTELAKGDLTKDTKFEYAWCLIRSNFPDDINKGIVLLGELVHKGTKDDQRDYLFYLAIGNYKLKEYERGLKSIRILLKNEPGNTQALDLEKLIVKAMRKDGLVGMAIVGGIVGGVGLGVAGLAALIGMAASKKL